Proteins found in one Hevea brasiliensis isolate MT/VB/25A 57/8 chromosome 18, ASM3005281v1, whole genome shotgun sequence genomic segment:
- the LOC110643095 gene encoding uncharacterized protein LOC110643095: MLRRVLLNEVSTCRHFLFNKAATSLSFPLRRINSFFSSSSQSEFPNAPFVEHLENHNAQPTTTISIDRSGLYNPDEHSHESTLESELIKHLKGVIKFRGGPITVAEYMEEVLTNPKAGFYINRDVFGAEGDFITSPEVSQMFGEMIGVWAMCLWEQMGQPKKVNLVELGPGRGTLMADLLRGASKFKSFTESLHIHMVECSPVLQKLQYCNLKCVDEHTAGEGVEKRNISTLAGVPISWHASLEQVPSGLPVIIIAHEFYDALPIHQFQRASRGWCEKMVDIVEDSTFRFVLSPQPTPATLYLMKRCKWAAIEEIDKLNHIEVCAKGMDMTHTIAKRISSDGGGALIIDYGLNGVVSDSLQAIRKHKFVNILDNPGSADLSAYVDFASIRHSAEEVSEDVCVHGPITQSQFLGSLGINFRVEALLQNCTDEQAESLRTGYWRLVGEGEAPFWEGPDEQVPIGMGTRYLAMAIVNKKQGVPVPFQ, encoded by the exons ATGCTGAGAAGAGTATTACTAAATGAAGTTTCCACTTGCCGTCATTTTCTGTTCAACAAAGCAGCAACTTCGCTTTCATTTCCTCTGCGCAGGATTAACTCCTTTTTTTCTTCGTCTTCGCAATCAGAATTCCCCAACGCTCCTTTCGTCGAACATTTGGAGAACCACAATGCCCAACCTACCACTACCATCTCCATCGACCGCTCCGGACTTTATAACCCCGATG AGCATTCTCATGAATCCACTTTGGAGTCGGAGCTTATCAAGCACCTTAAAGGCGTTATCAAG TTCCGAGGTGGCCCAATTACAGTGGCAGAGTACATGGAAGAAGTTTTGACAAACCCTAAAGCCGGGTTCTACATTAATCGAGATGTGTTTGGAGCAGAAGGTGATTTTATAACATCTCCTGAAGTTAGCCAGATGTTTGGGGAG ATGATTGGTGTGTGGGCCATGTGTTTATGGGAGCAAATGGGACAGCCAAAAAAAGTGAACCTGGTAGAGCTTGGTCCAGGTCGAGGAACTCTTATGGCTGATCTTCTGCGT GGCGCGTCGAAGTTTAAGAGCTTCACTGAATCATTGCATATACATATGGTAGAATGTAGTCCCGTGTTACAGAAACTTCAATATTGCAATTTAAAATGTGTGGATGAACATACTGCCGGTGAAGGTGTTGAGAAAAGGAATATTAGCACATTGGCAGGAGTGCCTATATCATGGCATGCTTCATTGGAGCAGGTTCCATCAGGAT TGCCAGTAATCATCATTGCCCATGAGTTTTATGATGCTCTACCAATTCATCAGTTTCAG AGGGCTTCTCGTGGCTGGTGTGAGAAAATGGTTGATATTGTGGAGGATTCAAC GTTTCGTTTTGTTCTATCTCcgcagccaactcctgcaactcTCTATTTAATGAAGCGCTGCAAGTGGGCTGCAATTGAAGAAATTGATAAGCTTAACCACATTGAAGTTTGCGCAAAAGGAATGGATATGACTCATACAATTGCCAAAAGAATAAGTTCTGATGGAGGAGGGGCGCTTATAATTGATTATGGTCTAAATGGAGTAGTCTCAGACAGTTTGCAG GCAATTAGGAAACACAAGTTTGTCAACATACTAGACAATCCTGGATCTGCTGATCTCAGTGCATACGTTGATTTTGCTTCCATCCGGCACTCTGCTGAGGAAGTTTCAG AGGATGTCTGTGTCCATGGCCCAATTACTCAGTCCCAATTTCTTGGTTCTCTGGGAATAAATTTCCGTGTGGAAGCATTGCTGCAGAACTGCACAGATGAACAGGCAGAGTCCCTAAGGACAGGATACTGGCGTCTGGTGGGTGAAGGTGAAGCCCCGTTTTGGGAAGGACCCGATGAACAGGTGCCGATTGGCATGGGTACCCGGTATTTGGCAATGGCTATTGTGAACAAGAAGCAAGGTGTTCCAGTTCCATTTCAATAA